A stretch of the Staphylococcus sp. NRL 16/872 genome encodes the following:
- a CDS encoding MFS transporter: MESSKEFRGDNKLLIGIIIGVLTFWLFAQSLVNVVPTLQSSFNTDMGTINIAVSLSALFSGLFIVGAGDIADKFGRVKMTYLGLALNIIGSLLLIIAPFAWLLLIGRALQGLSGAFIMPSTLAIINEYYIGKERQRAVSYWSIGSWGGSGICSLFGGLMASSVGWQWIFIVSIALSILAFFLMKHTPETKNEPKPGEKDNKSKFDVIGLILLVITLLSVNVMVTQAADRGLMSPMILTLGAVFLIAGVLFIIREIKAKNPLVDFHLFKNKGYSGATLSNFMLNGVAGGTLIVVNTYYQSQLGFSSLQAGLISITYLVAVLVMIRVGEKLLQKQGARKPLLTGSAFTFVGLLLLSLTFLPNIAYIISSIIGYLLFGIGLGTYATPSTDTAVAEAPDDKVGVASGVYKMASSLGNAFGVAMSSTIYGFCASQMNLQLGGASGVIFNAGIALIAFLVILFLVPKKVGKI; encoded by the coding sequence ATGGAGTCTTCAAAAGAATTTAGGGGAGATAATAAATTACTCATAGGAATCATTATAGGCGTACTTACGTTTTGGTTGTTTGCTCAATCACTCGTAAATGTCGTGCCAACACTACAATCGTCATTTAATACAGATATGGGCACAATCAATATCGCAGTGAGTTTATCCGCATTATTCTCAGGTTTATTTATTGTGGGTGCTGGGGATATTGCTGATAAATTTGGGCGCGTCAAGATGACCTATTTGGGATTAGCATTAAATATTATAGGATCATTATTATTAATTATTGCACCGTTTGCTTGGCTATTATTAATTGGACGTGCATTACAGGGGCTTTCAGGTGCGTTCATTATGCCATCAACGCTTGCAATTATTAATGAATATTACATTGGAAAAGAAAGACAACGTGCCGTGAGTTACTGGTCAATAGGTTCATGGGGCGGTAGTGGTATCTGTTCACTATTTGGTGGCCTAATGGCGTCTTCAGTTGGTTGGCAATGGATATTTATTGTGTCTATCGCGTTATCTATCTTGGCCTTCTTTTTAATGAAACACACGCCTGAAACGAAAAATGAGCCAAAGCCCGGCGAGAAAGATAATAAATCTAAATTTGATGTTATAGGCTTAATCTTACTTGTAATTACATTATTGAGCGTCAATGTTATGGTGACTCAAGCCGCAGATCGTGGATTAATGTCACCAATGATTTTAACGCTAGGCGCAGTATTTTTAATAGCTGGTGTCCTCTTTATTATTCGTGAGATTAAAGCTAAGAATCCACTTGTTGATTTTCATTTATTTAAAAATAAAGGATACAGTGGGGCGACACTTTCTAACTTTATGTTAAATGGTGTAGCTGGTGGTACATTAATCGTTGTTAACACGTATTATCAAAGTCAATTAGGATTTAGTTCATTACAAGCGGGATTAATTTCAATTACGTATCTTGTAGCTGTACTTGTAATGATACGTGTAGGTGAAAAGTTATTACAAAAACAAGGCGCAAGAAAACCATTATTAACAGGTAGTGCCTTTACCTTTGTTGGTTTACTCTTATTATCACTAACATTTTTACCAAACATTGCTTATATTATCTCAAGTATTATAGGTTATTTATTATTCGGTATTGGTTTAGGTACATACGCGACACCTTCAACAGATACAGCTGTAGCTGAAGCACCTGATGATAAAGTAGGGGTTGCATCTGGTGTGTATAAGATGGCTTCATCATTAGGAAATGCATTTGGTGTAGCAATGTCTAGTACCATTTATGGATTTTGCGCATCACAAATGAATTTACAACTTGGTGGCGCATCTGGTGTAATCTTCAACGCAGGTATTGCTTTAATTGCATTCCTTGTTATATTATTCTTAGTTCCAAAAAAAGTAGGTAAAATTTAA
- a CDS encoding sensor histidine kinase, producing the protein MFNLFILLLERVGLIIIIAYILMNINHFKTMMGEREQLRSQWQLTILFALFAILSNFTGIEIENGKIISSNIYYHLSDNASLANTRVLTIGMSGLIGGPFVAIIVGIISGVSRIYIGGANAYTYLISSVIISLISGFYGYRTMRRYTYPKVLTGAIIGIVNEAIQMACIILFSNDMASAWSLVQFIGLPMILINSLGTAIFLSIILSTLQQEEQTRAVQTHDVLELANKTLPYFRSGLNEISARPVAEIILKLMKVSAVAITNKKDILTHVGAGSDHHVAKKEIITHLSKEVIRTGHLKEAHSKEEIGCNNPHCPLTAAIVIPLMIHNEVAGTLKFYFTEENNITHSTKQLARGLADIFSSQLELGEAETQSKLLRDAEIKSLQAQVNPHFFFNAINTISALVRIDSEKARKLLLQLSQFFRSNLQGARNNTITLDKELQQVEAYLSLEQARFPNRFIIQYHIDEACKNALIPPFIIQILVENAIKHAFKHRRKDNVVRVEVYSEQHQLLIRVSDNGSGIAEDKLPMLGQMSVNSDTGTGSALENLNRRLIGLYGTEAKLHFKSTSKGTIVSCQIPYKS; encoded by the coding sequence ATGTTTAACTTATTTATATTATTACTTGAACGTGTAGGTTTAATTATTATCATTGCCTATATATTAATGAACATTAATCATTTTAAGACGATGATGGGTGAACGAGAACAGCTTCGTTCTCAATGGCAATTAACGATTCTTTTTGCTTTGTTTGCGATTCTTTCAAACTTTACAGGGATAGAAATTGAAAATGGCAAAATCATTTCTAGCAATATTTATTATCATTTAAGTGATAATGCTTCGCTCGCAAATACACGCGTACTTACGATTGGCATGTCTGGACTAATTGGTGGGCCTTTTGTCGCAATTATTGTAGGTATTATTTCAGGGGTCTCACGTATTTATATTGGTGGCGCAAATGCATACACATATTTAATATCTTCCGTTATTATTTCATTAATTTCTGGATTTTACGGCTATCGAACAATGCGTCGTTATACCTATCCCAAAGTATTAACAGGCGCGATTATTGGTATTGTAAATGAAGCTATTCAAATGGCATGTATTATTCTTTTTTCAAATGATATGGCATCGGCTTGGTCGTTAGTACAATTTATTGGCCTCCCTATGATTCTTATTAACAGTTTAGGGACTGCTATTTTCTTATCTATTATTTTGTCTACGTTACAGCAAGAAGAACAAACGCGTGCAGTTCAAACCCATGACGTTTTAGAGTTAGCGAATAAAACATTGCCTTATTTTCGTTCTGGTCTAAATGAAATATCTGCACGGCCCGTAGCTGAAATTATTTTAAAATTAATGAAAGTATCGGCCGTGGCAATTACTAATAAAAAAGACATTTTAACTCATGTCGGTGCAGGCAGTGATCATCACGTTGCTAAAAAAGAAATCATTACTCACCTTTCCAAAGAGGTGATTCGAACAGGTCATTTAAAAGAAGCTCATTCTAAAGAAGAAATCGGTTGTAATAATCCACATTGTCCTTTGACTGCAGCTATTGTTATTCCATTAATGATACATAACGAAGTAGCTGGGACATTAAAATTCTATTTCACGGAAGAAAATAATATTACACACTCTACAAAACAATTGGCACGAGGGTTAGCGGACATCTTTTCAAGTCAATTAGAATTAGGCGAAGCTGAGACACAAAGCAAACTCTTAAGAGATGCAGAAATTAAATCTTTGCAAGCACAGGTCAATCCACATTTCTTCTTTAATGCGATTAATACAATTTCAGCATTAGTACGTATTGATAGTGAAAAAGCACGTAAATTACTATTACAATTAAGCCAATTCTTTAGATCTAATTTGCAAGGTGCGCGCAATAATACGATTACACTAGATAAAGAATTACAACAAGTAGAAGCATATTTATCATTAGAACAAGCACGTTTTCCTAACCGATTTATCATTCAATATCATATCGATGAAGCGTGCAAAAACGCACTAATTCCACCATTTATTATTCAAATTCTAGTGGAAAATGCGATCAAACATGCATTTAAACATCGTCGAAAAGATAACGTGGTACGTGTAGAAGTTTATAGTGAACAACATCAACTTCTAATTAGAGTGAGTGATAATGGAAGCGGTATTGCTGAAGATAAATTACCAATGCTAGGACAAATGAGCGTAAATTCCGATACCGGTACAGGCAGTGCATTAGAGAACCTTAATCGTCGTTTGATTGGACTTTATGGCACAGAAGCCAAACTACATTTTAAATCTACTTCAAAAGGCACGATTGTTAGTTGTCAAATTCCATATAAATCATAA
- a CDS encoding 2-dehydropantoate 2-reductase: MKIAIAGSGALGSGFGAMLYRHGYDVTLIDGWEPQATAVKNDGLHIDINGEQHHLNIPMYQDTDIPKDAKYDVIFLFTKAMQLHDMLQHIQSHLHDQTIMVCTMNGLKHERKIVNYVDEARIVRGVTTWTAGLESPGHTHLMGAGPVEIGALVEEGQANVDIVYNILEKAQLKPHKSEDLQQSIWKKICVNGTANALCTILECRLSNLNASDYARKLIYKITQEIVQVATIDGVHLNADEVYQYLIDLNDKVGPHFPSMYQDLINNNRLTEIDYINGAVAKLGVEHRIEAPVNQFVANMVHAKEEQRNAK, from the coding sequence ATGAAAATAGCGATTGCTGGTTCAGGCGCATTAGGCAGTGGATTTGGTGCAATGTTATATCGCCACGGTTATGATGTAACATTAATTGACGGTTGGGAACCTCAAGCTACAGCCGTTAAAAATGATGGCTTACATATTGATATCAATGGAGAACAGCATCATTTGAATATTCCTATGTATCAAGATACTGATATTCCTAAAGATGCTAAATATGATGTAATATTTTTATTCACTAAAGCCATGCAACTTCATGATATGTTGCAACATATTCAATCACATCTTCATGATCAAACAATTATGGTTTGTACGATGAATGGCTTAAAACATGAGCGTAAAATTGTAAACTATGTAGATGAAGCACGTATCGTAAGAGGTGTAACAACTTGGACGGCTGGTTTAGAATCACCAGGGCATACGCATTTAATGGGGGCGGGTCCGGTTGAAATTGGTGCGCTTGTAGAAGAAGGTCAAGCTAATGTTGATATCGTATATAATATTTTAGAAAAAGCACAACTAAAACCTCATAAAAGCGAAGACTTACAACAATCAATATGGAAGAAGATTTGCGTAAATGGTACTGCCAATGCATTATGTACGATTTTAGAATGTCGTTTATCTAATTTAAATGCAAGTGACTATGCAAGAAAATTGATTTATAAAATTACTCAAGAAATTGTTCAAGTTGCAACAATCGATGGTGTACATTTAAATGCAGATGAAGTGTATCAATATCTAATTGATTTAAATGATAAAGTGGGTCCTCATTTCCCGTCAATGTATCAAGATTTAATTAACAATAATCGTTTAACTGAAATTGATTATATCAATGGCGCTGTAGCAAAGTTAGGTGTTGAACATCGTATTGAAGCGCCAGTTAACCAATTTGTGGCTAACATGGTGCACGCTAAAGAAGAACAACGCAACGCGAAATAA